A single region of the Enterobacter cloacae complex sp. R_G8 genome encodes:
- a CDS encoding alpha-galactosidase → MQETILRLESNTTDVVIKTHPFAEILYWGPHLQHFSAQEVISLARPVANGRLDVDSPVTLMAELGHGLFGSPGIEGHRHGLDGSPVFKTTRVQKQGHTLTIMAEDELAGLRLTSELSLDKSGVLVVRHGLTNLREQAWQVDRFAVTLPVAERAQEVMAFHGRWIREFQPHRVRLEHDSFVIENRRGRTSHEHFPALISGTPSFSEMHGDVWGVHLGWSGNHRLRAEAKTDGRRYLQAEALYLPGEMALEEGQTLWTPRLYASYSAHGLNGMSQQFHRYLRDNIIRFPENKPRPIHLNTWEGIYFSHDPEYIMRMADEAAALGVERFIIDDGWFKGRNDDHAALGDWYLDEKKYPNGLRPVIDHVKHLGMEFGIWIEPEMINPDSDLYRAHPDWVLALPGYTQATGRHQLVLNLNIPQAFDYLVERMSWLLGEHAVDYVKWDMNRELVQPGHNGRAAADAQTRQFYRLLDVLGERFPHIEFESCSSGGGRIDYEVLARSHRFWASDNNDALERCTIQRGMSYFFPPEVMGAHIGHHKCHATFRQHSIAFRGLTALFGHMGLELDPLTVDEKEREGYRRYAALHKQWREVIHHGTQWRVDMPDATTLAQGIVSEDKSQGLFIVSQLAMPDYTLMMPLRMPGLEASAQYRISLLDHPNIQITGKGGHTMRKLPAWMETPQTVSGEWLTQAGIALPILDPETAILIGVERV, encoded by the coding sequence ATGCAAGAAACGATTTTACGACTTGAAAGCAACACGACAGACGTGGTGATAAAAACCCACCCATTTGCCGAAATTCTCTACTGGGGACCTCATCTTCAGCACTTTTCGGCGCAAGAAGTCATAAGTCTTGCGCGTCCTGTGGCAAATGGCAGGCTCGACGTCGATTCGCCGGTGACGCTGATGGCAGAACTGGGCCATGGTTTGTTTGGATCGCCGGGCATCGAGGGCCACCGCCATGGGCTGGATGGTTCGCCGGTATTTAAAACCACACGCGTTCAGAAGCAGGGACACACCCTGACGATAATGGCGGAAGATGAACTGGCTGGACTGCGCCTGACCAGCGAACTGTCGCTTGATAAGAGCGGTGTACTGGTGGTGCGTCATGGCCTGACCAACCTGCGTGAACAGGCGTGGCAGGTTGACCGTTTTGCCGTCACGCTGCCCGTGGCGGAACGCGCCCAGGAGGTGATGGCGTTTCATGGCCGCTGGATCCGTGAGTTCCAGCCGCACCGCGTCAGGCTGGAGCATGACAGCTTCGTGATTGAGAACCGCCGGGGTAGAACGTCTCACGAACACTTCCCGGCGCTGATTTCAGGCACGCCGTCGTTCAGTGAAATGCACGGCGACGTCTGGGGTGTGCATCTGGGCTGGAGCGGCAACCATCGCCTTCGCGCGGAAGCCAAAACCGATGGCCGTCGCTATCTGCAAGCGGAAGCGCTTTACCTGCCAGGGGAGATGGCGCTGGAAGAGGGACAAACGCTCTGGACGCCACGCCTTTATGCGAGCTACTCCGCGCACGGGCTGAACGGGATGAGCCAGCAGTTTCACCGCTATCTGCGCGACAACATCATCCGTTTCCCTGAAAACAAACCACGCCCGATCCATCTCAACACCTGGGAGGGGATCTACTTCAGCCACGACCCGGAATACATCATGCGAATGGCTGACGAGGCGGCCGCGCTGGGCGTAGAGCGCTTTATCATTGATGACGGCTGGTTCAAAGGGCGTAACGACGACCATGCCGCGCTGGGCGACTGGTATCTGGACGAGAAAAAATACCCGAACGGCCTGCGACCCGTGATCGACCACGTCAAACATCTTGGTATGGAGTTTGGTATCTGGATTGAACCGGAGATGATCAACCCGGATTCCGATCTCTACCGCGCGCACCCCGACTGGGTGCTGGCGTTGCCCGGTTACACGCAGGCCACAGGGCGCCATCAGCTGGTGCTCAACCTCAACATTCCGCAAGCGTTTGATTACCTGGTGGAGCGCATGAGCTGGCTGCTGGGCGAGCACGCAGTCGACTATGTGAAGTGGGATATGAACCGCGAGCTGGTGCAGCCTGGCCATAACGGCAGAGCCGCCGCCGACGCGCAGACCCGCCAGTTTTATCGACTTTTAGATGTGCTGGGCGAGCGTTTCCCGCATATTGAATTTGAATCCTGCTCCTCCGGTGGCGGACGAATCGATTACGAAGTACTGGCCCGCAGCCACCGCTTCTGGGCGTCCGACAACAACGACGCGCTGGAGCGCTGCACCATTCAGCGCGGCATGAGCTACTTCTTCCCGCCGGAGGTGATGGGCGCGCATATCGGTCATCATAAATGCCACGCGACGTTCCGCCAGCACAGCATTGCCTTCCGCGGTTTGACGGCGCTGTTTGGCCATATGGGGCTGGAGCTGGATCCGCTCACTGTGGATGAGAAAGAGCGCGAAGGTTATCGCCGTTACGCTGCGCTGCACAAGCAGTGGCGCGAGGTGATCCACCACGGCACCCAGTGGCGCGTGGATATGCCGGACGCCACCACGCTGGCGCAGGGTATCGTGAGCGAAGACAAATCGCAGGGGCTGTTTATCGTCAGCCAACTCGCGATGCCGGATTATACCCTGATGATGCCGCTGCGCATGCCGGGGCTGGAGGCCAGCGCGCAGTACCGTATCTCGCTGCTCGATCACCCTAATATTCAGATTACGGGCAAAGGCGGGCACACCATGCGCAAGCTGCCGGCATGGATGGAGACACCGCAAACGGTGAGCGGTGAGTGGCTGACGCAGGCGGGTATTGCGCTGCCGATTCTCGACCCGGAAACCGCCATTCTGATTGGTGTGGAACGCGTGTAA
- a CDS encoding MFS transporter: protein MNTTTCTHKDNPNFWIFGLFFFLYFFIMATCFPFLPIWLSDIIGLNKTHTGIVFSCISLSAIAFQPVLGVISDKLGLKKHLLWIISALLFLFAPFFLYVFAPLLKTNIWLGALSGGLYIGFVFSAGSGAIEAYIERVSRNSAFEYGKARMFGCLGWGLCASTGGILFGIDPSYVFWMGSAAALLLMLLLVVAKPKPNQTAQVMNALGANQPQITAKTVFNLFRQRRMWMFILYVIGVACVYDVFDQQFATFFKTFFATPQEGTRAFGFATTAGEICNAIIMFCSPWIINRIGAKNTLLIAGLIMATRIIGSSFATTAVEVIALKMLHALEVPFLLVGAFKYITGVFDTRLSATIYLIGFQFAKQSAAIFLSAFAGNMYDRIGFQETYLMLGCFVLAITVVSAFTLSSRQEIAAAAGAAALTSQSR from the coding sequence ATGAACACAACAACCTGTACCCACAAAGACAACCCTAACTTCTGGATCTTCGGGCTGTTCTTCTTTCTCTACTTCTTCATCATGGCCACCTGCTTTCCGTTCCTGCCGATCTGGCTGTCGGATATCATTGGCCTGAACAAAACCCATACCGGTATTGTTTTCTCCTGTATCTCACTTTCCGCCATTGCCTTCCAGCCGGTACTGGGGGTGATTTCCGACAAGCTGGGGCTGAAAAAACATCTGCTGTGGATTATCTCTGCGCTGCTGTTTTTGTTTGCTCCTTTCTTCCTGTACGTATTCGCGCCGCTGCTGAAAACCAACATCTGGCTGGGTGCGCTGAGCGGCGGGCTGTATATCGGCTTTGTTTTTTCGGCGGGGTCCGGAGCGATTGAGGCCTATATTGAACGCGTGAGCCGCAACAGCGCCTTTGAATACGGCAAGGCGCGCATGTTCGGCTGCCTCGGCTGGGGATTGTGCGCCTCAACGGGGGGCATCCTGTTTGGCATCGATCCGTCATACGTTTTCTGGATGGGATCGGCGGCGGCGCTGTTGCTGATGCTGCTGCTGGTGGTCGCGAAGCCGAAGCCCAATCAGACGGCACAGGTGATGAATGCCCTGGGTGCCAACCAGCCGCAGATCACCGCGAAAACGGTCTTTAACCTGTTCCGTCAGCGCAGAATGTGGATGTTTATTCTGTACGTGATTGGCGTGGCCTGCGTCTATGACGTTTTTGATCAGCAGTTCGCCACCTTCTTCAAAACCTTCTTCGCCACGCCGCAGGAGGGCACTCGCGCCTTTGGTTTCGCGACGACGGCGGGGGAGATCTGTAACGCCATTATCATGTTCTGCTCGCCGTGGATCATTAACCGCATTGGCGCGAAAAATACGTTGCTGATCGCCGGGTTGATTATGGCGACGCGCATCATCGGCTCGTCGTTTGCCACTACCGCCGTGGAGGTCATCGCCCTGAAAATGCTGCACGCGCTGGAAGTCCCGTTCCTGCTGGTGGGGGCATTCAAGTACATCACCGGTGTGTTTGATACGCGACTCTCGGCCACTATCTATCTGATTGGCTTTCAGTTTGCCAAACAGTCAGCGGCCATTTTCCTCTCCGCCTTTGCCGGAAATATGTATGACCGGATCGGCTTCCAGGAGACGTATCTGATGCTGGGCTGCTTCGTGCTGGCAATTACGGTGGTGTCGGCGTTTACGCTGAGCAGCAGGCAGGAGATAGCCGCTGCCGCGGGCGCGGCAGCGTTAACCAGTCAGTCCAGATAA
- the rhaS gene encoding HTH-type transcriptional activator RhaS: MTVLHSVDFFPSGTSPVAIEPRLPQAAFPEHHHDFHEIVIVEHGTGIHVFNGQPYTISGGTVCFVRDHDRHLYEHTDNLCLTNVLYRSPDAFQFLSGLNKLLPQEQDGHYPSHWRVNQSTLQQVRQLVNQLEQSEDGQAMHAIATRELLFMQLLVLLRRSSLVEGLENNDARLNQLMAWLEDHFAEDICWETLADDFSLSLRTLHRQLKQHTGLTPQRYLNRLRLIKARHLLRHTDESVTDIAYRCGFGDSNHFSTLFRREFNWSPRDIRQGKDTSLQ; this comes from the coding sequence ATGACCGTACTGCACAGTGTCGATTTTTTCCCGTCGGGAACGTCTCCGGTCGCGATTGAGCCACGGCTCCCGCAGGCTGCGTTTCCTGAACATCATCATGATTTTCATGAAATTGTGATTGTCGAGCATGGGACAGGCATTCACGTCTTTAACGGCCAGCCGTACACCATCAGCGGCGGTACGGTGTGCTTTGTGCGCGATCACGACAGGCATTTGTATGAACATACCGACAACCTGTGCCTGACCAACGTGCTCTATCGTTCGCCGGACGCATTCCAGTTTCTGTCGGGTTTAAACAAGCTCCTGCCCCAGGAGCAGGATGGACACTACCCGTCGCACTGGCGGGTCAATCAGTCCACGTTGCAGCAGGTGCGCCAGCTGGTGAATCAACTGGAGCAGAGCGAGGACGGGCAGGCGATGCATGCCATTGCCACCCGCGAGCTGCTGTTTATGCAACTGCTGGTACTGCTGCGTCGCAGTAGCCTGGTGGAAGGGCTGGAAAATAACGACGCACGGCTGAACCAGCTGATGGCCTGGCTGGAGGACCATTTCGCCGAGGACATTTGCTGGGAAACGCTGGCGGATGATTTTTCGCTGTCGTTGCGTACGCTCCATCGTCAGCTCAAGCAGCACACCGGGCTGACGCCGCAGCGCTACCTCAACCGTCTGCGCCTGATTAAAGCGCGTCACCTTTTGCGTCACACTGATGAAAGCGTCACGGATATCGCCTATCGCTGCGGTTTTGGCGACAGTAATCACTTTTCGACCCTTTTTCGCCGCGAATTTAACTGGTCCCCACGCGATATCCGTCAGGGGAAGGATACTTCACTCCAGTAA
- the rhaB gene encoding rhamnulokinase, with product MTFRHCVAVDLGASSGRVMLATWDCGQHTLTLREMHRFANCLQKQDGFDTWDIDALEAEIRTGLNNVCNDGIRIDSIGIDTWGVDYVLLDSHGDRVGLPVSYRDSRTDGLMAQAIAQLGKDTIYGRSGIQFLPFNTLYQLRALVEQQPELVKKVAHALLIPDYLSYRLTGNMNWEYTNATTTQLVNINTDSWDETLLAWTGASPSWFGTPTHPGNVIGYWICPQGNEIPVVAVASHDTASAVIASPLVSKDAAYLSSGTWSLMGFESKTPYTSDAAMAANITNEGGAEGRYRVLKNIMGLWLLQRMLKEQHISDLPALIAETEKLKACTFLINPNDDRFINPVHMSAEIQAACFEAGQPVPSSPAELARCIFDSLALLYADVLSELANLRGKPFSQLHIVGGGCQNQLLNQLCADACGITVVAGPVEASTLGNIGIQLMALDELSDVDEFRSVVTANTRLTTFIPNPCHEIARYRAQFQQKRLTKELCA from the coding sequence ATGACTTTTCGCCATTGTGTGGCTGTCGATTTAGGCGCATCCAGCGGCCGCGTAATGCTCGCCACCTGGGACTGCGGCCAGCACACACTTACGCTTCGCGAAATGCACCGTTTCGCCAACTGCCTGCAAAAACAGGACGGTTTTGATACCTGGGATATTGATGCCCTGGAAGCGGAGATCCGCACCGGGCTGAACAACGTCTGCAATGACGGCATACGCATCGACAGCATCGGCATTGATACCTGGGGCGTGGACTACGTTTTGCTCGACAGCCACGGCGACCGCGTCGGCCTGCCCGTCTCGTATCGCGACAGCCGCACCGACGGGCTGATGGCACAGGCCATCGCGCAGCTTGGCAAGGACACCATCTATGGCCGCAGCGGCATTCAGTTTCTGCCCTTTAACACCCTGTATCAGCTGCGTGCGCTGGTTGAGCAGCAGCCGGAGCTGGTCAAAAAGGTGGCGCACGCGCTGCTGATCCCGGACTACTTAAGCTACCGGCTGACCGGCAACATGAACTGGGAATACACCAACGCCACCACCACGCAACTAGTCAACATCAACACCGACAGCTGGGATGAAACCCTGCTGGCCTGGACAGGCGCCTCACCGTCCTGGTTCGGCACGCCGACCCATCCGGGTAACGTGATCGGTTACTGGATTTGCCCACAGGGGAATGAAATCCCGGTGGTCGCCGTCGCCAGTCACGACACCGCCAGCGCGGTGATTGCCTCCCCGCTGGTCAGTAAAGATGCTGCTTACCTCTCTTCCGGAACCTGGTCGCTGATGGGCTTTGAGAGCAAAACGCCCTACACCAGCGACGCGGCAATGGCGGCGAACATCACTAACGAAGGCGGTGCCGAAGGACGCTACCGCGTGCTGAAGAACATCATGGGCCTGTGGCTGCTCCAGCGAATGCTGAAAGAGCAGCACATTTCCGACCTGCCGGCGCTTATCGCAGAAACCGAAAAGCTGAAGGCCTGTACGTTCCTGATCAACCCGAACGACGACCGCTTTATTAATCCGGTGCATATGAGCGCTGAAATCCAGGCCGCCTGTTTTGAAGCCGGGCAGCCGGTGCCGTCCAGTCCTGCCGAGCTGGCGCGCTGCATTTTTGACAGCCTCGCCCTGCTCTACGCGGATGTTCTGAGCGAGCTGGCGAACCTTCGCGGTAAACCGTTCAGCCAACTGCATATCGTGGGCGGCGGCTGCCAGAACCAGCTGCTGAACCAGCTCTGCGCCGATGCCTGCGGCATCACCGTGGTGGCGGGTCCGGTGGAGGCGTCCACGCTCGGTAACATCGGCATTCAGCTGATGGCCCTGGACGAACTTTCAGACGTCGACGAATTCCGCTCGGTGGTCACCGCGAATACCCGCCTGACCACCTTCATTCCTAATCCCTGCCATGAAATTGCCCGCTACCGGGCGCAGTTTCAGCAAAAACGACTGACTAAGGAGCTTTGCGCATGA
- the rhaM gene encoding L-rhamnose mutarotase, protein MIRKAFVMQVNPDAHEEYARRHNPIWPELEAVLKDHGAHHYAIYLDRERNLLFATVEIESEERWNAVANTDVCQRWWKHMRDVMPSNPDNSPVSTGLEAVFYLD, encoded by the coding sequence ATGATCCGCAAAGCTTTTGTTATGCAGGTTAACCCGGATGCGCACGAGGAGTACGCGCGTCGCCACAACCCCATCTGGCCCGAGCTGGAAGCGGTGCTGAAGGACCACGGCGCGCATCACTACGCCATTTATCTCGACCGGGAACGTAACCTGCTGTTTGCCACCGTAGAGATTGAATCGGAGGAGCGCTGGAATGCGGTCGCGAATACCGATGTCTGCCAGCGCTGGTGGAAACACATGCGTGATGTAATGCCGTCGAACCCGGACAACAGCCCGGTGAGTACCGGGCTGGAAGCGGTGTTTTATCTGGACTGA
- the rhaA gene encoding L-rhamnose isomerase codes for MTTQLEQAWDLAKQRFAAVGVDVDAALRQLDRLPVSMHCWQGDDVAGFENPGGSLTGGIQATGNYPGKARNATELRADLELALSLIPGPKRLNLHAIYLESDEPVARNAIKPEHFRNWVEWAKANKLGLDFNPSCFSHPLSADGFTLAHANDDIRQFWIDHVKACRRVSAWFGEQLGTPSVMNIWIPDGMKDITVDRLAPRQRLLAALDEAISEKLNPAHHIDAVESKLFGIGAESYTVGSNEFYMGYATSRQTALCLDAGHFHPTEVISDKISAAMLFVPRLLLHVSRPVRWDSDHVVLLDDETQAIASEIIRHDLFDRVHIGLDFFDASINRIAAWVIGTRNMKKALLRALLEPTAALKQLEANGDYTARLALLEEQKSLPWQAVWEMYCQRNDAPAGSQWLENVRAYEKDVLSQRG; via the coding sequence ATGACCACTCAACTTGAACAAGCCTGGGACCTGGCTAAACAGCGTTTCGCCGCCGTCGGCGTGGATGTCGACGCGGCGCTGCGCCAGCTCGACCGTCTGCCGGTCTCCATGCACTGCTGGCAGGGCGATGACGTCGCCGGCTTCGAGAACCCGGGCGGTTCCCTGACGGGTGGCATTCAGGCGACGGGTAACTACCCAGGCAAAGCGCGCAACGCCACCGAACTGCGTGCGGATCTGGAGCTGGCGCTGAGCCTGATCCCGGGACCAAAACGCCTGAACCTGCACGCGATCTATCTGGAGTCTGACGAGCCGGTGGCGCGTAACGCAATCAAACCGGAGCATTTCAGGAATTGGGTGGAGTGGGCGAAAGCCAACAAGCTGGGTCTGGACTTTAACCCGTCCTGCTTCTCGCATCCGCTGAGCGCGGACGGGTTTACCCTCGCGCACGCCAACGACGACATTCGTCAGTTCTGGATCGATCACGTCAAAGCCTGCCGCCGCGTCTCGGCCTGGTTTGGCGAGCAGCTTGGCACGCCGTCAGTGATGAACATCTGGATCCCGGACGGCATGAAAGACATCACCGTCGACCGTCTCGCCCCGCGTCAGCGCCTGCTGGCCGCGCTGGATGAGGCCATCAGCGAAAAGCTCAATCCGGCGCACCACATCGACGCGGTGGAGAGCAAGCTGTTCGGCATTGGCGCGGAGAGCTACACCGTCGGCTCGAACGAGTTCTACATGGGTTACGCCACCAGCCGTCAGACCGCGTTGTGCCTGGACGCCGGTCACTTCCACCCCACAGAAGTGATCTCCGACAAAATCTCCGCCGCCATGCTCTTCGTGCCGCGCCTGCTGCTGCACGTCAGCCGTCCGGTGCGCTGGGACAGCGACCACGTGGTGCTGCTGGATGACGAAACCCAGGCGATTGCCAGCGAAATCATCCGTCATGACCTCTTCGACCGCGTGCACATTGGCCTCGACTTCTTTGACGCCTCCATCAACCGCATCGCAGCGTGGGTGATCGGCACCCGCAATATGAAAAAAGCCTTGCTGCGCGCACTGCTGGAGCCAACCGCAGCGCTGAAACAGCTGGAAGCAAACGGTGACTACACCGCGCGCCTGGCGCTGCTGGAAGAGCAGAAATCCCTGCCGTGGCAGGCCGTGTGGGAGATGTACTGCCAGCGCAACGACGCGCCTGCAGGCAGCCAGTGGCTGGAAAACGTGCGTGCGTATGAGAAAGACGTATTGAGTCAGCGCGGGTAA
- the rhaD gene encoding rhamnulose-1-phosphate aldolase, with translation MQTITTSWFVQGMIKATSDAWLKGWDERNGGNLTLRLDDADIEPYTADFHQTPRYIALSQPMPLLANTPFIVTGSGKFFRNVQLDPQANLGVVKVDSDGAGYHILWGLTDEAVPTSELPAHFLSHCERIRATDGKDRVIMHCHATNLIALTYVLENSSDFITRKLWEGSTECLVVFPDGVGILPWMVPGTDEIGQATAKDMQKHSLVLWPFHGVFGSGPTLDETFGLIDTAEKSAEVLVKVYSMGGMKQTITREELIALSKRFGVNPLRSALEIYA, from the coding sequence ATGCAGACCATCACCACCTCCTGGTTCGTCCAAGGCATGATCAAAGCCACCTCTGACGCCTGGCTGAAGGGCTGGGACGAGCGTAACGGCGGTAACCTCACGCTGCGCCTGGACGACGCGGATATCGAACCCTACACCGCCGATTTCCACCAGACGCCACGCTATATTGCCCTGAGCCAGCCCATGCCGCTGCTCGCCAATACGCCGTTTATCGTCACCGGCTCCGGCAAGTTCTTCCGCAACGTTCAGCTCGATCCGCAGGCCAACCTTGGCGTGGTGAAAGTGGACAGCGACGGCGCGGGCTACCACATCCTGTGGGGCCTGACCGATGAGGCGGTACCCACGTCTGAACTGCCGGCGCACTTCCTCTCGCATTGCGAGCGCATCAGGGCGACCGACGGCAAAGACCGCGTGATTATGCACTGCCACGCCACCAACCTGATCGCCCTGACCTACGTGCTGGAAAACAGCTCTGACTTCATCACCCGCAAGCTGTGGGAAGGCAGCACCGAGTGTCTGGTGGTCTTCCCGGACGGGGTCGGCATTCTGCCGTGGATGGTGCCGGGTACCGACGAAATCGGCCAGGCAACCGCCAAAGATATGCAAAAACATTCGCTGGTGCTGTGGCCATTCCACGGCGTCTTCGGCAGCGGTCCGACGCTGGATGAAACCTTCGGCCTGATCGACACCGCCGAGAAATCCGCGGAAGTGCTGGTAAAGGTTTATTCCATGGGCGGTATGAAGCAGACCATTACCCGCGAAGAGCTTATTGCGCTCAGCAAGCGCTTCGGCGTGAACCCGCTGCGGTCAGCGCTGGAAATATACGCATAA
- the rhaR gene encoding HTH-type transcriptional activator RhaR: MAAQLILRKDDFFASASQAVAVADRYPQNVFAVHTHEFCELVLVWRGNGLHILNDRPYRITRGDLFYIRAEDKHAYASVNDLVLQNVIYCPDRLKLNVDWAAHIPGFLNARGEPHWRLSSNGMAQVRQTISQLEQESQKSDPEANAMSELLFAQLVMTLKRHRYATDNPSATAQEALLDKLITRLAGSLNKSFVLEKFCEQEQCSERALRQQFRTQTGMTVNHYLRQLRICHAQYLLQHTELMVSEVAMRCGFEDSNYFSVVFNREVGMTPVQWRHRSRKAA, encoded by the coding sequence GTGGCCGCTCAGTTAATCCTTCGCAAAGATGATTTTTTTGCCTCCGCGAGTCAGGCCGTCGCGGTGGCCGACCGCTACCCGCAAAATGTCTTTGCCGTGCATACCCACGAGTTTTGCGAGCTGGTGCTGGTGTGGCGCGGCAATGGTTTACATATCCTCAACGACAGACCCTACCGCATCACGCGTGGCGATCTGTTTTACATTCGCGCCGAAGATAAACACGCCTACGCCTCGGTTAACGATCTGGTGTTGCAGAACGTCATCTACTGCCCGGACCGACTCAAACTGAATGTCGACTGGGCGGCCCATATCCCCGGTTTTCTTAATGCCAGAGGTGAACCGCACTGGCGCTTAAGCAGCAACGGCATGGCTCAGGTGCGCCAGACGATCTCCCAGCTGGAGCAGGAGAGTCAGAAGAGCGATCCGGAGGCAAATGCGATGTCAGAACTGCTTTTCGCCCAGCTGGTCATGACCCTCAAACGCCATCGTTATGCCACCGATAACCCCTCCGCGACCGCGCAGGAAGCGCTGCTGGATAAGCTGATCACCCGACTTGCGGGCAGCCTTAACAAAAGTTTCGTGCTGGAAAAGTTCTGCGAGCAGGAGCAGTGTAGCGAGCGCGCGCTGCGCCAGCAGTTCCGCACCCAGACGGGGATGACGGTGAACCACTACCTGCGCCAGCTGCGCATCTGCCACGCCCAGTATCTGCTCCAGCATACGGAGCTGATGGTCAGTGAAGTGGCGATGCGCTGTGGATTTGAGGACAGTAACTACTTTTCGGTGGTGTTTAACCGCGAGGTGGGGATGACGCCGGTTCAGTGGCGTCATCGTAGTCGAAAGGCAGCGTAA
- the fucO gene encoding lactaldehyde reductase, with amino-acid sequence MSFMLALPKISLHGAGAIGDMVKRVADKRWGKALIVTDGQLVKLGLLDSLFTALDAHQMSYHLFDDVFPNPTEALVQKGYAAYRDAECDYLIAFGGGSPIDTAKAIKILTANPGPSTDYSGVGKVTNPGVPLVAINTTAGTAAEMTSNAVIIDSARQVKEVIIDPNIIPDIAVDDASVMLNIPASVTAATGMDALTHAIEAYVSVGAHPLTDANALEAIRLINLWLPKAVDDGHNLEAREQMAFGQYLAGMAFNSAGLGLVHALAHQPGATHNLPHGVCNAILLPIIENFNRPNAVARFARVAQAMGVDTRGMSDEAASLSAIQAIRDLSARVGIPSGFSQLGVTKADIEGWLDKALADPCAPCNPRTASRDEVRELYLEAL; translated from the coding sequence ATGAGCTTTATGTTGGCACTTCCAAAAATCAGTCTGCACGGCGCGGGCGCTATAGGCGACATGGTCAAGCGGGTGGCAGACAAACGGTGGGGCAAAGCGCTGATTGTCACCGACGGTCAGCTGGTGAAGCTGGGCCTGCTGGACAGCCTGTTTACCGCACTGGATGCCCATCAGATGTCGTATCACCTGTTCGACGACGTGTTCCCGAACCCGACGGAAGCGCTGGTGCAAAAAGGCTATGCAGCCTATCGGGACGCGGAATGTGATTACCTCATCGCCTTCGGCGGCGGTAGCCCTATTGATACCGCCAAAGCCATTAAGATCCTCACCGCCAACCCCGGCCCATCCACCGATTATTCCGGCGTCGGCAAGGTGACAAACCCGGGCGTACCGCTGGTGGCGATAAACACCACCGCAGGCACGGCGGCGGAGATGACCAGTAACGCGGTGATTATCGATTCTGCGCGTCAGGTGAAAGAGGTGATCATCGACCCGAACATCATTCCGGATATCGCCGTGGATGATGCCAGCGTGATGCTCAATATTCCTGCCTCCGTGACCGCCGCAACGGGGATGGATGCGTTAACCCATGCCATTGAAGCCTATGTCTCCGTTGGCGCGCACCCGCTGACCGATGCCAACGCGCTGGAAGCAATTCGCCTGATTAACCTCTGGCTGCCCAAAGCGGTCGACGACGGCCATAACCTGGAAGCACGCGAGCAGATGGCGTTTGGTCAGTATCTGGCGGGCATGGCGTTTAACAGTGCTGGCCTCGGGCTCGTGCATGCCCTGGCGCACCAGCCGGGCGCGACGCACAACCTGCCGCACGGCGTGTGCAACGCCATCCTGCTGCCGATCATTGAAAACTTTAACCGCCCGAACGCCGTAGCACGGTTTGCTCGCGTGGCGCAGGCGATGGGCGTCGACACGCGCGGCATGAGCGACGAAGCAGCCAGCCTGTCAGCAATTCAGGCAATTCGCGACCTGAGCGCCCGCGTCGGCATTCCGTCCGGCTTCAGCCAGCTCGGCGTAACGAAGGCGGACATTGAAGGCTGGCTGGATAAAGCCCTCGCCGACCCGTGCGCGCCATGCAACCCGCGCACCGCCAGCCGCGACGAGGTACGCGAGTTATATCTGGAGGCATTATGA